A window of Chaetodon auriga isolate fChaAug3 chromosome 2, fChaAug3.hap1, whole genome shotgun sequence contains these coding sequences:
- the zmynd8 gene encoding MYND-type zinc finger-containing chromatin reader ZMYND8 isoform X5, with the protein MEISTRSKVSDTGSTERMSQKRKMPSPSHSSNGHSSAETSPCPMKKKKKPGALSSKDQSELRHGPFYYVKQPALTTDPVDVVPQDGRNDFYCWLCHREGQVLCCELCPRVYHAKCLKLPAEPEGDWFCPECEKITVAECIETQSKAMMMLTIDQLSYLLKFALQKMKQPGTEPFQKPVSLEQHPDYAEYIFHPMDLCTLEKNIKKKMYGCTEAFLADAKWILHNCIIYNGGNHKLTATAKVIVKICEHEMNEIEVCPECYLSACQKRDNWFCEPCSNPHPLVWAKLKGFPFWPAKALRDKDGQVDARFFGQHDRAWVPLNNCYLMSKEIPFSVKKTKSIFNSAMQEMEVYVENMRKKFGVFNYAPFRTPYTPDNNFQMLLDPSNPSSTPVKSEKQEKIKLSFDMTASPKIPLARTMLSGAGMGGSTAGRRLPVSDMPRSPMSTNSSAHTGSDGEQETGDKSQTKAPNNQYNAGEESADCTASPAHPRPGPAGSSLDSPKPFHSQAAGIPKQEKTPPTGSILNLNLDRSKAEMDLKELSETVQQKQGATPVLTSPKRQIKSRFQLNLDKTIESCKAQLGIDEISVDVYKGVEHSDSEDSDKSDSSDSEYASDEEQKTKDGQEAAPNDEAQREPTKSKAKDLPSPSQDKEGKADTLVASESAAGDSTATGDATVTASDAPTKEKISKDSEKDSPEKTKAPPASPGPREKAQVKEEAKQSVPVEDSDSERELVIDLGEEQGGKDRKRSRKDNSIKESSASKPEGKALTPSTLPSQNSAAPSTPSSVSTQSPMAIPVTMVSFTTPSPATISLTTMSSATTTPPPSSSSSSASTTPTLKKQRPLLPRETVPVVQRAVVWNPTAKFQTSSQKWHMQKVQRQQQNQQPVATTQMQASSPRQGQAQVQTQATGNGSTAVSSSSAQQSSQSTRYQTRQAVKAIQQKDTPLSTSTSAVTLVSSSPASVAIMAASSLGPAATSSPVATDLYIPTASADVAADIAKYTNKIMDAIKGTMNEIYNDLSKSTSGNTIAEIRRLRIEIEKLQWLHQQELSEMKHNLELTMAEMRQSLEQERERLVTEVKKQMELEKQQAVDETKKKQWCANCRKEAIFYCCWNTSYCDYPCQQAHWPEHMKSCTQSATAPQQEPEAESTADPPNKGLGQTSGGPNSLRDAPVSAPPDKDCDTEKSTDNVAVTLS; encoded by the exons ATGGAGATCTCAACTCGGTCCAAAG TTTCAGACACAGGCTCAACAGAGCGGATGTCCCAAAAACGAAAGATGCCGAGTCCCTCTCACTCATCCAACGGTCACTCGTCTGCTGAAACTTCGCCCTGCccaatgaaaaagaagaagaaaccaggTGCTCTTAGCAGCAAAGACCAG TCAGAACTAAGACATGGTCCCTTTTACTATGTGAAGCAGCCAGCACTCACCACAGACCCTGTTGATGTTGTACCACAGGACGGCAGGAATGACTTCTACTGCTGGCTGTGCCACCGCGAGGGCCAGGTGCTCTGCTGTGAGCTCTGCCCCAGGGTGTACCACGCCAAGTGCCTCAAACTACCAGCAGAGCCCGAGGGCGACTGGTTCTGTCCAGAGTGTGAG AAAATAACAGTTGCTGAGTGTATAGAGACTCAGAGCAAAGCCATGATGATGCTAACCATAGACCAGCTGTCTTACCTACTAAAGTTTGCCCTTCAGAAGATGAAACAGCCAGGT ACGGAACCCTTCCAGAAACCTGTCTCTCTTGAACAGCATCCAGATTATGCAGAGTACATTTTTCACCCTATGGATCTTTGCACGCTGGAGAAG aatattaaaaagaaaatgtatggCTGCACTGAGGCCTTCTTGGCAGACGCAAAATGGATTTTGCACAACTGTATTATATACAATGGAG GCAATCACAAACTCACGGCAACTGCTAAAGTGATAGTAAAAATCTGTGAGCATGAG ATGAACGAGATTGAAGTTTGTCCTGAGTGTTATCTGTCTGCTTGCCAAAAGAGAGACAACTGGTTCTGTGAGCCTTGT AGTAACCCGCACCCTCTAGTGTGGGCCAAACTGAAAGGATTTCCATTCTGGCCTGCTAAAGCTCTGCGGGACAAAGATGGACAAGTGGATGCTCGCTTTTTTGGTCAGCATGACAG GGCTTGGGTTCCTTTAAACAATTGCTACCTCATGTCAAAAGAGATTCCATTCTCTGTGAAGAAGACCAAAAGCATCTTCAACAGTGCCATGCAAGAGATGGAGGTCTATGTGGAGAACATGAGGAAAAAGTTTGGAGTCTTTAACTACGCCCCCTTTAGGACACCTTACACTCCTGACAACAACTTCCAGATGCTGCTGGATCCCTCCAACCCTTCATCCACCCCGGTCAAATCTGAGAAACAGGAGAAGATAAAGCTGAGCTTTGACATGACAGCATCACCTAAGATCCCTCTGGCAAGGACCATGTTGTCTGGGGCTGGGATGGGAGGGAGCACAGCAGGCCGGCGGCTCCCTGTCAGTGACATGCCTCGCTCCCCCATGAGCACCAACTCCTCTGCCCATACTGGTTCGGATGGGGAACAAGAGACGGGGGACAAGTCCCAGACGAAAGCTCCAAACAATCAGTACAACGCGGGAGAAGAGTCCGCGGACTGTACAG CATCACCTGCCCATCCTCGACCTGGTCCTGCAGGCAGTTCTTTGGACAGCCCTAAACCATTCCACTCTCAAGCTGCTGGCATACCCAAGCAGGAGAAGACACCGCCGACAGGAAGCATTCTGAACCTCAACCTAG ATCGGAGTAAAGCAGAAATGGACCTAAAGGAACTGAGTGAAACGGTTCAGCAGAAACAAGGAGCCACACCAGTCCTCACCTCCCCAAAAAGACAGATCAAGAGCCGCTTCCAGCTCAACCTGGACAAAACCATTGAGAGCTGCAAGGCACAGCTGG GCATAGATGAGATCTCTGTTGATGTGTATAAAGGTGTGGAACACAGTGACTCAGAAGACTCTGATAAATCTGACTCCAGTGACAGCGAGTATGCCAGTGATGAGGAGCAAAAGACCAAGGATGGTCAGGAAGCAGCACCCAATGATGAAGCCCAGAGGGAGCCAACCAAAAGTAAGGCTAAAGACCTACCTTCCCCGAGCCAAGATAAGGAGGGTAAAGCTGATACGCTGGTGGCATCTGAGTCTGCGGCAGGTGATTCCACTGCAACAGGTGATGCCACTGTAACAGCATCAGATGCTCCGACTAAAGAGAAAATAAGTAAAGATTCAGAAAAAGACAGCCCAGAGAAGACAAAAGCACCTCCGGCATCACCTGGTCCCAGAGAGAAAGCTcaggtgaaggaggaggcaAAGCAGTCTGTGCCAGTGGaggactctgactctgagaGAGAGCTGGTTATTGACCTTGGGGAGGAACAGGGAGgcaaagacaggaagaggagcaggaaggacAACAGTATTAAAGAGTCGTCTGCCAGTAAACCTGAAG GTAAAGCCCTGACCCCATCGACACTCCCGTCTCAAAACAGTGCGGCTCCTTCCACGCCCTCCAGTGTTTCCACGCAGTCCCCTATGGCCATTCCTGTCACCATGGTCTCCTTCACCACTCCCTCTCCTGCAACCATAAGTCTTACAACCATGTCCAGTGCTACCACAAcaccccccccttcctcctcctcctcctcagcctccactaCACCAACGTTGAAGAAACAGCGCCCTCTGCTTCCCAGAGAGACAGTGCCAGTGGTTCAGAGAGCCGTGGTGTGGAATCCCACTGCCAAGTTTCAGACCTCCTCTCAGAAGTGGCACATGCAGAAGGTGCAGCGTCAGCAACAGAACCAGCAGCCTGTGGCGACCACACAGATGCAGGCGTCGTCTCCCCGGCAAGGCCAGGCTCAAGTGCAGACACAGGCCACTGGGAACGGCTCGACAGCGGTATCCTCATCTTCAGCACAGCAGTCTTCACAAAGCACACGCTATCAGACCAGACAGGCTGTTAAAG CTATTCAACAAAAAGACACTCCACTCAGCACATCCACGTCGGCTGTCACGCTGGTATCCAGCAGTCCAGCTTCTGTTGCCATAATGGCAGCATCAAGTTTGGGCCCAGCTGCTACATCTTCACCAGTGGCAACAGACCTGTATATTCCCACTGCCTCAGCGGACGTGGCTGCAGACATTGCCAAGTACACAAACAAA ATAATGGATGCCATCAAAGGTACAATGAATGAAATCTACAATGACCTTTCTAAGAGTACTTCAGGGAATACAATAGCAGAG ATCAGACGACTGAGAATTGAAATAGAAAAATTACAGTGGCTGCATCAACAAGAGCTGTCAGAAATGAAGCACAATCTTG AGCTTACAATGGCAGAGATGAGGCAAAGCCTggaacaggagagagagaggttggtGACTGAGGTGAAGAAGcagatggagctggagaagcagcAAGCAGTGGACGAGACGAAGAAGAAACAGTGGTGCGCTAACTGCAGGAAAGAGGCCATCTTCTACTGCTGCTGGAACACCAGCTACTGCGATTACCCCTGTCAGCAAGCCCACTGGCCAGAACACATGAAGTCCTGCACCCAGTCAG CCACGGCACCACAGCAAGAACCTGAAGCTGAGTCCACAGCAGATCCTCCAAACAAAGGTTTAGGGCAGACTAGCGGTGGCCCAAACTCTCTTAGAGACGCGCCGGTCTCTGCGCCGCCAGACAAAGACTGTGACACGGAGAAGAGCACTGACAACGTCGCTGTCACTTTGTCCTAA